The following proteins come from a genomic window of Candidatus Bathyarchaeota archaeon:
- a CDS encoding DUF2190 family protein, producing the protein MTDLYPDAEVGEMITDGTVLSFEAGSAVTKGDLVYLSDDMTVSQCTAATQYALGVALTTVESGDVCSVCTSGVVKVTAGGTVGLGEKVQTDADACVIALADGSVAYDETELPDRIARAVGVALQSFGSGDTGLIHVSKA; encoded by the coding sequence GTGACTGACCTTTATCCCGACGCAGAAGTTGGAGAAATGATAACCGACGGAACTGTTCTGAGCTTTGAAGCAGGTTCCGCAGTAACAAAGGGTGACCTAGTTTACCTAAGCGACGACATGACAGTAAGCCAATGCACCGCAGCTACCCAGTACGCTTTGGGTGTTGCCTTAACAACGGTTGAAAGCGGCGACGTTTGTTCTGTTTGCACAAGCGGAGTTGTCAAAGTTACCGCGGGTGGCACAGTAGGCCTAGGCGAAAAAGTTCAAACAGACGCCGATGCCTGCGTAATCGCGTTGGCTGATGGTTCTGTGGCTTACGACGAAACTGAGTTGCCTGACAGAATCGCACGAGCAGTAGGAGTTGCCCTGCAGTCTTTTGGCAGCGGCGACACAGGTTTGATTCACGTATCCAAGGCTTAA